The Papaver somniferum cultivar HN1 chromosome 3, ASM357369v1, whole genome shotgun sequence genome includes a region encoding these proteins:
- the LOC113361711 gene encoding uncharacterized protein LOC113361711: protein MGSSESTLSSSQQVDQITTVTEKPEDGVDPLLEQLRSLKITTPILTSIPTENSLTDILVREPSPSSAPGTLNPKVLLELFFMYRDWQERKTKTISQRQEDIENKIEVADALAVKLLQHFNY from the exons ATGGGCTCATCAGAATCCACGCTATCAAGCTCACAG CAAGTGGATCAGATTACTACGGTGACAGAGAAACCAGAGGACGGTGTTGATCCTCTCTTAGAACAGCTTAGATCTCTTAAAATC ACAACCCCAATTCTAACTTCGATACCAACAGAAAATAGCTTGACTGATATTCTCGTCAGGGAACCCTCTCCGTCTTCTGCTCCAG GCACTCTAAATCCCAAGGTGCTGCTCGAGTTGTTCTTTATGTATCGTGATTGGCAGGAGAGGAAGACTAAAACAATTAGCCAGAGACAG GAggatattgaaaataaaatagaAGTTGCAGATGCTCTGGCGGTTAAGCTACTTCAACATTTTAATTACTAG